The proteins below come from a single Seriola aureovittata isolate HTS-2021-v1 ecotype China chromosome 23, ASM2101889v1, whole genome shotgun sequence genomic window:
- the LOC130164367 gene encoding zinc finger HIT domain-containing protein 1-like: MVLEKKASARVEAGQRRVLDEATRQRRLSRQLEALEKDNFQDDPLSSLPPPGPAARLPAFSETEEPEKKKRKTRGDHFKQRFRKNFTTLLEEENLSEKPEPNYLSAAAPPSSLPPRHFCCVCGFPSHYTCTTCGGRYCCSRCLSTHRETRCLKWTL; this comes from the exons ATGGTGCTGGAGAAGAAAGCTTCCG ctcgGGTGGAGGCCGGTCAGCGCAGAGTCCTGGATGAAGCCACCAGACAGAGGAGACTGAGCAGACAGCTGGAGGCTCTGGAGAAAGACAACTTCCAG GACGaccctctgtcctccctccctcccccggGTCCCGCTGCCCGCCTCCCTGCCTTCAGTGAGACAGAGGAACCAG agaagaagaagaggaagacgaggGGCGATCACTTCAAACAACGTTTCAGGAAGAACTTCACCaccctgctggaggaggag AACCTGTCGGAGAAGCCCGAGCCTAACTACCTGTCGGCGGCGGCCCCTCCCTCCTCGCTGCCCCCCCGTCACTTCTGCTGCGTCTGCGGTTTCCCCTCTCACTACACCTGCACCACCTGCGGGGGGCGCTACTGCTGCAGCAGGTGTCTGAGCACGCACCGAGAGACCAG gtgttTGAAGTGGACGCTGTAA